TGAAAATATCTCAAATAAAGATCATCATCTGATAACCTAGTATAAAGAGAATAAATCTCTCTCCAATCCTCATCTTTAGCTTCTCTTATCCTTATACTTTTCTGAACCATAATTATAGATACTTTCTAAAGTATAAATACTTATCCGAATGATTCATACATTAGTTGAATTAATTAAACATCTTGAAAAGTACATGATAAATCAGAGATAAAAATAACCATCAATAAGAGCCGATAGAACCAATTTTTTAACATCAATAAAAATATTCCTTTTGTCAATTTTACTAAAATTAAAATAGCAGATAAGTTTTTATCTGTTCAGTTAGACATATAAAACTAAATTATGTTTTCCTCATTACTAAAATGAGTTATACCATCTTTGCTAACTAATTCATTTTCTCATTATCGCTTTTCTATATATAGGATCCGAAATGTAATAAGTTCTTTCTATTTTTGAAAGTAAGTAAACCCTGTTAAGTCTATCTAAAAAATTGGAAAGAGTTTGTGTTGACACCTTAGTTTTCTCCTTCAATTCAGTCCACGTAGCTCCCTCACAAAGCATTTTTAACGCTTTTACCCTCCATCTTTGCCTTTCAACTACGGTATCTAATTCTTTAACAGCAATATTAATTCCCTCCTCTATAGTTTCTTTCAAAGCGTCTTCATGATTTTTTACGCATCTATTAACACCATAAATATTTAGCCAACCAACTAAAGTACCAACTTCACTTATCACCTCATCTATTTCTTCATCCTTAAAATTCACATTACAGTTCTGCAATCCCCTTTTTATGTACTCCTTAGCTACACTCTCTTTCCAGGTTTTAAGAACTATTTCAGTAGGTCTTCTTCCAGCTAATGGTTCTTCTCCTTTCTGCTCTAGGATAGTCTTAATTAACCCAATAGCTGA
This genomic window from Acidianus manzaensis contains:
- a CDS encoding AAA family ATPase — its product is MGGKVIFSKKPRYSLEEIFDREEEINQLSFLLKRGEWVIILGPRMSGKTSIALAVSNYVGKKVIYVDLTKVKGLKDFTDRLYFSIPKSISDKVKETLETIGVKIGPASLSFKLKNSIVLESILKSVCDSTLILDEAQYLNQGINNLIPIFHNLLNSCSSLSIIFTGSAIGLIKTILEQKGEEPLAGRRPTEIVLKTWKESVAKEYIKRGLQNCNVNFKDEEIDEVISEVGTLVGWLNIYGVNRCVKNHEDALKETIEEGINIAVKELDTVVERQRWRVKALKMLCEGATWTELKEKTKVSTQTLSNFLDRLNRVYLLSKIERTYYISDPIYRKAIMRK